DNA sequence from the bacterium genome:
TTGGTGCCGTCGACGCCGAAGGCATTGCCGACCACGATGTCGACGTTGCCGTCGAGGTTGAAGTCGGCCACCGCGGTGGCGAAGGCGTCTTGGCCGGCCGGATAGTCCACCTTCGAGGCGAAGGTTCCGTCGCCGTTGTTGAGGAAGACGCTGATATTGTCGGGCGTCGGATTGGCGGCCACGATGTCGATGTCGCCGTCGTCGTCGAGATCGGCGGCGGTCACGCCTTGGACGCCGGAGCCGGCCGGCAAGGTCAAGGAGCTGGCGTCGCCGGACTCGAAGAACAGCGAGGGATCGTCGTCGCCGCTTTGCAGCCAAACGGTGATGCGGTCGCCGCCGAAGTCGGCGATGGCCACGTCTTGGCGATCGTCGCCGTTGAAGTCGGCGGCGACGAGGTTCCGCGGGTTGGTGAAAGCGCCGCCCGAGGCGTAGTCGAAGGGATTGAAGGTGACGCCGCCGAGGTTCAGCCGCAGATAAAGGCTGCCGTCGGAGCCGGGCAAGGCCACGTCATCGTCGCCGTCACCGTCGAAATCGGCCACCGCGATGCCCTCGGGACCGGCGCCGCCGTTGAAGGGCGCGTTGTCGGCGTAAGAGCCGTTGCGATCGGGATCGAAATAAATGTCGAACTGGTTGGTGCCCGGAAAGGCCGCGACCAATTCGATGTTATCCAAGGCGAACTCGCCGGCAGCCAAGGCCGAAGGGCCGTTGACCAAGGAGGTCGCGTCCTGCCGCGGATCGAAGCTGCCGTCGCCGTTGCCGACGAAAACGCCGATGGTGTTGTTCAGGATCGCGAAGTCCAAATCATCGTCATCGGTGAAATTTCCAACGTAGAGGGCCTGGGCCTTGGAGGGGACGGTGCCGGCTTCCAAGGTGGTCGGAGTCCCGAAATTGAGCACCAAGGGGGTGGGCTCGGGCGTGGGAGTCGGCGTCGGATTGGGACCGTCGCCATTGCTTCCGCAGGCGGCGAGGCCCAGGCTGAGAGTCATGACAAGCGCGCCAAGCGCTTTGCTGAAAGACCGCATAGGATGGCCCTTTCTATTTTCGCTGGAGTGCGGATGATCCCTCGCCCGCTGACTTATCGGCCTGAGGCTTCGCCGAAGTTGCGAGCGCCCTCTTGGGCTTGATGGCGCGATTTTAGCCCTTCCCCCGGCCGGGCGAAACCCAAATTTCCGGCCGATGCCCAAAAATCATGCTCCGCCGAGGAGGGCTGGACTCGCGAGCTCTTCTCCATTATAGCGCCCCAATCTTTGCCATAGAAATAGGCTGTACAGATTCACTCTGTGCAGGAGGGAGTCATATGGTTCTTGGTTTGGCAGCGGCCTCCACAAGAGTGCCCGCTGGTTCCGTGTCTTCGCACGCCCCATCCGAAAATTCATCCGCCATGGCTCGGCTCTTGGAAACTTCGCTGAGCAGCGACGCTTTAAGCTCCCGACTCGCCCGCGGCCAAGCCGGCAACCTTCGCCAAGCATTCGCCGACCTGCCAATCGGCGATCAGGAAAGAATCCGCCAAGCCTGGGGCTTCGCGACCGAGGAAGTCCTTTCGCTCGGCGGCGATTGCGACCGCGAGCTCCGCGACCAAGCCCTGCTCCAAATCGCCGGCCGGCTGGAAAACCTCGACCGCTTGGCGCCGGCGGCGGCGATCTATTCCACCATCTCCTCCGGCAATGACGCGGTAGCCAGCCGGGCCCGGGCCCGCTTGGACGCGATGAACGGCGTCGGCATGACCGGCGCCCGCGTCGAATTCCTGGCTCGAAGATTTTTTCACGAAGCTTGCCGGCCCGAAATGCTGATCGGCATGGGAGCGGCGGGACTGACCTTCCGAATGACTCGGCTCGCCGCCGGCGCCCGCTTGGCCGGCA
Encoded proteins:
- a CDS encoding VCBS repeat-containing protein, encoding MTLSLGLAACGSNGDGPNPTPTPTPEPTPLVLNFGTPTTLEAGTVPSKAQALYVGNFTDDDDLDFAILNNTIGVFVGNGDGSFDPRQDATSLVNGPSALAAGEFALDNIELVAAFPGTNQFDIYFDPDRNGSYADNAPFNGGAGPEGIAVADFDGDGDDDVALPGSDGSLYLRLNLGGVTFNPFDYASGGAFTNPRNLVAADFNGDDRQDVAIADFGGDRITVWLQSGDDDPSLFFESGDASSLTLPAGSGVQGVTAADLDDDGDIDIVAANPTPDNISVFLNNGDGTFASKVDYPAGQDAFATAVADFNLDGNVDIVVGNAFGVDGTNGDFCVYLGKGDGSFEAPQTFTAGVDALDQPNHPRSVAVGDFNGDGKPDLVFASSPGDSAVVVLNTSAQP